The Bacteroides acidifaciens genome includes a region encoding these proteins:
- a CDS encoding type II toxin-antitoxin system HigB family toxin encodes MRIVSHKKLKDFYETKGYEDSRIALERWYDIAEKAEWKNLSDIKVDFLSADYVGNQHYVFNIRGNNYRLVVVVKFTIGYVFIRWVGTHKDYNKIDCSTI; translated from the coding sequence ATGAGAATAGTATCACATAAAAAGCTGAAAGATTTCTATGAAACCAAAGGTTATGAAGATTCACGCATAGCCTTAGAGCGTTGGTATGATATAGCAGAAAAAGCCGAATGGAAAAATTTGTCTGATATAAAGGTTGATTTTCTTTCTGCTGACTATGTAGGCAACCAACACTACGTTTTCAATATCAGAGGCAACAACTATCGGTTGGTTGTCGTTGTTAAGTTTACAATTGGGTACGTCTTCATTCGCTGGGTTGGTACTCATAAAGATTATAATAAAATAGATTGTTCAACCATTTAA
- a CDS encoding type II toxin-antitoxin system HigA family antitoxin: MNKVTKEQYEFALARVEELLPLVDDNTPANDKNAVELTVMSDIVIAYEKEHYPIEKPTVAKLIELSLEEKGMTQRQLAGEIGVSPSRVNDYLAGRSEPTLKVARLLCRVLNIPPAAMLGF, translated from the coding sequence ATGAATAAAGTTACGAAAGAACAATATGAATTTGCATTAGCAAGAGTAGAAGAGCTTCTACCTTTGGTTGATGATAATACACCTGCAAACGATAAGAACGCGGTGGAGCTTACTGTTATGTCTGACATTGTGATAGCTTACGAGAAGGAGCATTATCCGATAGAAAAGCCGACCGTTGCGAAATTGATAGAATTATCCCTTGAAGAAAAGGGGATGACGCAAAGGCAACTTGCTGGAGAGATTGGGGTTAGCCCTTCACGGGTGAATGATTATCTTGCCGGACGTTCGGAACCTACATTGAAAGTAGCAAGATTACTTTGCCGGGTTCTGAATATACCTCCGGCTGCTATGTTAGGATTTTAA
- a CDS encoding ASCH domain-containing protein — protein sequence MNILTLSIKQKYFDEILAGKKTHEYREIRPTNAKKYITYLCGGKEYKADEELPEEGEIELKPIQYDAIKLLTGEYRGKRPYIIVEVKGAEASILTDDEGNDVVYTYKGEEYLAAQMDYTLGEILEKHID from the coding sequence ATGAACATTCTAACGCTTAGTATTAAGCAAAAGTATTTCGATGAAATTTTAGCAGGTAAAAAAACTCATGAATACCGCGAAATTAGACCTACCAATGCAAAAAAGTACATAACCTACTTATGTGGTGGTAAAGAATATAAGGCTGATGAAGAATTACCTGAAGAGGGTGAGATAGAATTAAAACCTATCCAGTACGATGCCATAAAACTGCTAACTGGTGAATATAGGGGTAAACGTCCGTATATTATAGTTGAGGTGAAAGGCGCAGAAGCATCAATTCTCACAGATGATGAAGGTAACGATGTTGTTTACACCTATAAGGGTGAAGAATATCTTGCCGCTCAAATGGATTATACTTTAGGCGAAATACTAGAGAAACATATAGATTGA
- a CDS encoding DUF6706 family protein — protein sequence MSNKEFVLSVFDKNTPSNLAIENILSRTGLDGEEPFAEENRARLEVACAKQIPWMIQNPSSVSESGFSVSWSNYANSLMKLYSWLCKRYGLKDELSDKPKVTFL from the coding sequence ATGAGTAACAAGGAATTTGTATTAAGTGTATTCGATAAAAATACCCCATCCAACCTTGCGATTGAAAATATACTTTCAAGAACGGGCTTGGATGGTGAAGAACCTTTTGCCGAGGAAAATAGGGCAAGATTAGAGGTTGCTTGTGCAAAGCAAATCCCATGGATGATACAAAATCCATCTTCGGTCAGCGAAAGCGGATTTTCTGTGTCTTGGTCTAATTATGCCAATAGCTTAATGAAATTGTACTCATGGTTGTGCAAGCGGTACGGTTTGAAAGACGAATTGAGTGATAAGCCCAAAGTGACTTTCTTATGA
- a CDS encoding phosphoadenosine phosphosulfate reductase family protein: protein MNKVEQTNRYIDLIRVKSNEALLFLSLGKDSLVLLDLIYPKFDRIVCVFMYFVKDLEHINRWINWTKAKYPKIVFIQVPHWNLTYILRGGLYCVPNPKVKLLKLTDVVKAMQLKYDVYYTFLGMKKADGMNRRLMLKGYEENGYENNGMVYPLADWNQKDILAYMRQHNLPEPVRYSLKASSGVGFNLDCMLWMEKNYPQDLQRIYKVFPMAERVIWEHHNKQD, encoded by the coding sequence ATGAATAAGGTAGAACAAACGAACCGGTATATAGACCTCATTCGGGTAAAATCGAATGAGGCTTTACTGTTTTTATCACTCGGTAAAGACTCGCTTGTTCTGCTTGATTTAATCTATCCGAAGTTTGACCGGATTGTTTGTGTGTTTATGTACTTCGTCAAGGACTTGGAACACATAAACCGTTGGATAAACTGGACTAAAGCCAAATATCCTAAGATAGTGTTCATTCAAGTGCCACACTGGAACCTTACATACATTCTCCGTGGCGGATTGTATTGTGTCCCTAATCCAAAAGTTAAACTGTTGAAGTTGACAGATGTAGTGAAAGCTATGCAGCTCAAATACGATGTCTATTATACCTTCTTAGGCATGAAGAAAGCCGATGGCATGAATCGCAGACTTATGCTGAAGGGTTATGAAGAAAATGGATATGAGAATAACGGCATGGTTTACCCTTTGGCTGATTGGAATCAGAAAGACATTCTCGCTTACATGAGACAACATAATCTTCCAGAACCAGTGAGATACTCACTAAAAGCCAGTTCTGGAGTTGGTTTTAATCTTGATTGTATGCTTTGGATGGAAAAGAATTACCCACAGGACTTACAGAGAATTTACAAAGTGTTTCCAATGGCTGAAAGAGTGATTTGGGAACACCATAATAAACAAGATTAA
- a CDS encoding head fiber protein, which yields MSAGFKYDLVPPVEQEEHYDVQTGIRRRGPFKLDKTNLVVGSFLPGFTPIYADLKNKFAYAVINVRVIEAYTSGTSIKIAKNSLAYVGMFIGNGTKGAEVTAIDKANKDYDVLTIKATFGENIAKDAVLFNAVAVDGLKQKHVANSALYNRTKVEDGITLVSLLRTAAEIEPSKLVMPFSENDKANMKGWFEFNE from the coding sequence ATGTCAGCAGGATTTAAGTATGACTTGGTTCCGCCTGTTGAGCAAGAGGAACACTACGATGTACAAACAGGCATCCGTAGACGCGGACCGTTCAAGCTCGACAAGACGAACCTTGTAGTGGGAAGTTTCCTTCCCGGATTTACACCGATTTATGCAGACTTGAAAAACAAGTTTGCTTATGCGGTTATCAATGTGAGAGTTATCGAAGCATACACTTCTGGTACAAGTATCAAAATTGCCAAGAACTCTTTGGCTTATGTGGGAATGTTCATTGGTAATGGTACTAAAGGTGCGGAAGTGACAGCCATCGACAAGGCTAATAAAGATTACGATGTCTTAACTATCAAGGCTACTTTTGGTGAGAATATCGCCAAAGATGCCGTACTATTCAATGCGGTTGCAGTTGATGGTTTGAAGCAGAAGCACGTGGCGAATTCGGCTCTGTACAACCGTACAAAGGTTGAGGATGGAATCACACTGGTTTCATTGCTCCGCACAGCCGCAGAAATTGAACCTTCAAAATTGGTTATGCCGTTCTCAGAAAACGATAAAGCCAACATGAAGGGATGGTTTGAATTTAATGAGTAA
- a CDS encoding DUF3873 family protein — translation MNSINKNGCSVCQPGKENYTTYNTKLKGKRVKMYQYDFRTESSELFSCCAPTLEACREKRDKWLQSKK, via the coding sequence ATGAACTCAATAAACAAAAACGGTTGCAGCGTATGCCAACCAGGTAAAGAGAATTACACTACCTATAACACCAAACTGAAAGGCAAAAGAGTAAAGATGTACCAATACGACTTTCGTACTGAAAGTAGTGAGTTGTTTTCTTGTTGTGCGCCTACCTTAGAGGCGTGTAGAGAAAAGCGTGATAAATGGTTACAGAGCAAGAAATAA
- a CDS encoding PBSX family phage terminase large subunit produces the protein MIVPQEIYHPLYTDTDKFIILITGGRGSGKSFNASTFIERLTFEMTPVEKIVHQILYTRYTMVSAGMSIIPEMMEKIDLDGTTKYFKTTKTDIVNKMTKSRIMFRGIKTSSGNQTAKLKSIQGITTFVCDEAEEWTNEEEFDKIMLSIRKKGIQNRIIIIMNPCDSNHFIYKKYIEKTHKLVEIDGVQVQISTHPNVLHIHTTYFDNLENLSPEFLKEVEDMKVSNPEKYAHVVIGRWADVAEGAVFKKWGIVDEFPAWAKKVAIGQDFGYTHDPSASIRCGIVDNALYLDEVDYRTGLLSSDIIKTLRPWGLKVIADSADPRLIQEVHNGGIRIYAVEKGAGSINAGIDKTQSMEIYITKRSYNLQSEFRKYVWAKDKDGNYINEPEDHDNHGIDAARYYVLGELLGKIQKPKDLTGIFTH, from the coding sequence ATGATAGTACCTCAAGAAATTTACCATCCATTGTACACTGATACGGATAAATTCATTATTCTTATCACCGGCGGTCGTGGCTCTGGCAAATCCTTCAATGCTTCCACCTTCATTGAACGGTTGACTTTTGAAATGACTCCTGTGGAGAAGATAGTTCATCAGATTCTTTATACCCGTTATACGATGGTTTCTGCCGGCATGTCTATCATCCCCGAAATGATGGAGAAGATAGACTTGGACGGAACAACCAAATACTTTAAAACTACCAAGACGGATATAGTCAACAAAATGACTAAGAGCCGTATCATGTTCCGAGGTATCAAAACTTCATCAGGAAACCAAACAGCGAAACTAAAATCCATCCAGGGTATCACTACTTTCGTCTGCGATGAAGCGGAAGAGTGGACAAATGAAGAAGAATTCGACAAGATAATGCTCTCCATTCGTAAGAAGGGTATCCAGAACCGGATTATCATCATAATGAACCCTTGTGACTCTAATCACTTCATCTACAAAAAATACATTGAGAAAACTCACAAGCTGGTAGAGATTGACGGTGTGCAGGTGCAGATTTCCACTCATCCGAATGTGCTACATATCCATACAACCTACTTTGACAATTTGGAGAATCTTTCCCCAGAGTTCTTGAAAGAGGTTGAGGATATGAAAGTGAGCAATCCCGAAAAGTACGCTCATGTGGTTATCGGTCGCTGGGCTGACGTTGCGGAAGGCGCTGTATTTAAGAAGTGGGGAATTGTTGATGAGTTCCCGGCTTGGGCAAAGAAAGTAGCTATCGGGCAAGACTTCGGTTATACACATGACCCGTCCGCTTCCATCCGGTGCGGAATTGTGGATAATGCTCTATATCTAGATGAAGTGGATTACCGTACAGGACTGCTTTCCTCTGACATTATCAAGACTCTTCGTCCGTGGGGCTTGAAGGTAATTGCCGATAGTGCAGATCCACGATTGATTCAAGAGGTACATAACGGAGGCATTAGGATATATGCTGTCGAAAAAGGAGCAGGCTCTATCAATGCCGGTATTGACAAGACGCAGAGCATGGAAATATATATTACCAAACGCTCTTACAACTTGCAAAGCGAGTTCCGAAAATATGTTTGGGCAAAGGATAAGGATGGAAACTATATCAACGAGCCGGAAGACCACGACAATCACGGAATAGATGCTGCTCGTTACTATGTGCTTGGTGAGCTTCTTGGAAAGATTCAGAAGCCAAAAGATTTAACAGGAATATTCACACACTAA
- a CDS encoding phage portal protein has product MPLTLEEILALSDIGQKINYLKKGRKTELPDRCKLWDDWNPERHEIIVDKEKYPDRKVLEKEAEKIFDEKTGKTYEIEAQYKNEPVNRISIPLEQDIVNIQTAFTVGTEPSMDCTPTDDDEKKLLDAVKAVFKSNKIKYQNKKIVRAWLSEQEVAEYWYVTDDDSFWAKFWKKVKTTFGGKVKPTKKLKSVLWSPFRGDKLYPFFNDEGKMIAFSREYKKKLMDDSEVTCFMTITDKAVYQWDLSKGYEERTSFVHGFPKLPVLYAYRPEPYCKKIKTFRVRLEKLLSNYADCIDYHFFPLLKLIGDVEGFMGKTKDRMVKLTGEGADAQYLTWSQVPDTIKFEAETLTNMAYDMSNTPRISFETLKGVGKASGTAFRFMFMGAHMAVENHGEVIGEFLQRRVNFIVSALGSINPTEFSKASQTIDIETDLVPYMIDDLNDKVATAVSAVSGGVWSRREGIMFAGNADRIDEELKEIEEEQSLKNEKVIPATKE; this is encoded by the coding sequence ATGCCATTGACACTTGAAGAAATATTAGCTCTATCAGACATTGGGCAGAAAATAAATTACCTGAAGAAAGGTAGAAAGACCGAACTTCCCGACCGTTGTAAATTATGGGACGATTGGAATCCGGAACGCCATGAAATTATAGTGGATAAAGAAAAGTACCCGGACAGAAAGGTTCTTGAAAAGGAAGCGGAAAAGATCTTCGATGAAAAGACTGGCAAGACCTACGAGATTGAAGCACAATACAAGAACGAACCGGTAAACCGTATCTCTATTCCTTTGGAACAAGATATAGTGAACATTCAAACGGCTTTTACTGTCGGCACCGAACCTTCAATGGATTGCACCCCAACAGATGATGACGAGAAGAAACTGTTGGATGCTGTCAAGGCTGTATTCAAGTCCAATAAAATCAAATACCAGAACAAGAAGATTGTCCGCGCTTGGCTTTCCGAACAGGAAGTAGCCGAGTATTGGTATGTTACCGATGATGATTCATTCTGGGCGAAGTTCTGGAAGAAAGTTAAGACCACATTTGGTGGCAAGGTTAAACCTACCAAGAAACTGAAAAGCGTGTTATGGTCTCCATTCAGAGGCGATAAGCTATATCCGTTCTTCAACGATGAAGGTAAGATGATTGCTTTCTCCCGTGAGTACAAGAAAAAGCTCATGGATGATTCGGAGGTAACTTGTTTTATGACTATCACGGATAAAGCAGTCTATCAGTGGGATTTATCTAAAGGGTATGAGGAAAGGACTTCTTTCGTTCACGGATTCCCCAAACTGCCGGTTCTCTATGCCTACCGTCCTGAACCTTATTGCAAGAAGATAAAGACCTTCCGCGTCCGGTTGGAGAAACTTTTATCCAATTATGCCGATTGTATAGACTATCATTTCTTCCCTTTATTAAAGTTGATTGGTGATGTGGAAGGTTTTATGGGAAAGACCAAAGATCGGATGGTAAAACTCACAGGAGAGGGGGCAGATGCTCAATACCTAACCTGGTCACAAGTTCCGGATACTATTAAGTTCGAAGCTGAAACGCTTACTAACATGGCTTATGATATGTCAAACACTCCAAGAATATCCTTTGAAACATTAAAAGGTGTTGGCAAAGCATCAGGCACCGCTTTCCGTTTCATGTTTATGGGTGCACACATGGCGGTAGAAAATCACGGTGAGGTTATCGGTGAGTTCTTACAACGAAGAGTAAATTTCATTGTCTCCGCTTTAGGCTCTATCAATCCAACCGAGTTTAGCAAGGCATCCCAAACCATCGACATTGAAACAGATTTGGTTCCATATATGATTGATGACTTGAATGACAAAGTTGCTACTGCTGTTTCTGCCGTCAGTGGTGGAGTATGGTCCAGACGTGAGGGGATTATGTTTGCTGGAAATGCTGATAGAATTGATGAAGAGTTGAAAGAAATCGAGGAAGAACAGAGTTTGAAAAATGAAAAGGTGATTCCTGCTACAAAAGAATGA
- a CDS encoding ParB/RepB/Spo0J family partition protein, with translation MELSKYIKSKSVELNRSAIHFADYNPRKLSDESRKTLKRGIKKFGLVGGIVVNKRTGLTVVSGHQRLTVMDELQKFPDNDYRIRVDVIDVDEKQEKELNILMNNPNAQGTWDFNALARIVPDIDWKDAGLTDADLNMIGVDYLLQTEEENSIADALSDMMAPVAEQKEADKAAKQLERAEKIAHMKEVKQQVKENAQKQAENMDAYVMLSFDTYEAKAAFCERFGYDPDIKFIKGEVFDEQVERID, from the coding sequence ATGGAATTGTCAAAGTACATAAAGAGTAAGTCGGTAGAACTTAATCGTTCTGCCATTCACTTCGCTGATTATAATCCCCGAAAACTATCCGATGAATCACGTAAGACATTGAAGCGTGGTATCAAAAAATTCGGATTGGTCGGTGGAATTGTCGTTAATAAGCGTACAGGTCTTACGGTAGTTAGCGGACATCAACGTTTAACTGTTATGGATGAATTGCAGAAGTTCCCCGATAATGACTACCGTATCCGTGTCGATGTCATAGATGTGGACGAAAAGCAGGAAAAGGAACTCAATATTCTGATGAATAACCCGAACGCTCAGGGAACATGGGATTTCAATGCTCTTGCAAGGATTGTTCCCGACATTGACTGGAAAGATGCCGGTCTGACCGATGCTGACTTGAACATGATTGGAGTTGACTACCTATTACAGACCGAAGAAGAAAACTCTATTGCGGACGCTCTGTCTGATATGATGGCGCCAGTTGCCGAGCAGAAAGAAGCTGATAAAGCCGCTAAACAGTTGGAACGTGCCGAAAAGATTGCCCACATGAAAGAGGTCAAGCAGCAGGTGAAAGAAAACGCACAGAAGCAAGCCGAGAACATGGATGCTTATGTAATGCTTTCTTTTGACACATACGAAGCAAAAGCAGCTTTCTGTGAAAGGTTCGGATATGATCCTGATATAAAATTTATAAAGGGAGAGGTCTTTGATGAACAAGTAGAAAGAATTGATTAA